The Bacillota bacterium DNA window ATATATTTCCCCTTTGCATGTTGAGAGTATCTTGTCTTGTTATTTCCTACAATCCAAGAAGGTCAGGGTCTTCACGAGCCAAAGGGGAGATACACCCATTGCGCTAGATCCTCGCTACAGTTGTCTTCAGCGGGGAACAGCCTGCATATTAGGAGGGATATAGTGGACATCAATGCCGAGTTTGTACCAGGATTAGAGCTAAATGAAAGGTTCTATCACCAGATTGTCCGAGAGATCATCGCTTCCCAGTTTCCCACCCTAGACTATTCGGCGGCCTTAATTGGCCCCGGGTCCGATGTCCTGGGCTTCGATACTCCTCGCTCTCGGGATCATGATTGGGGTCTTCGGCTGCAGCTCTTTCTCTCAGGGCCTGACTACCAAGCCGTGGGAGCGGAACTAGACCGATGCCTTCGAAGGAGCTTGCCCAAGGAGTTTATGGGGTATCCCGTTGGTTGGTCGGAGCCGGACCTAGCCGATGGGGGAACCAGGCAAATGGAATTCAATGGGGGAGATGAGGTCAACCACAACATCAGGATTACTACTATCGAGGCCTATGTCCAGTCCCATTTAGGGATAAAGCCGGAAGAGGACATTGATATCGCCCACTGGTTATCCTGGCCGGAACAGAAACTGCTGGAATTTACCAGTGGCAAAGTTTTCCATGATGGCGTGGGCCAATTAGTATCCCTACGGGAAAGACTAGCCTATTACCCTCAGGATGTGTGGTTGTATCGGATGGCGGCTCAGTGGATGCGGCTGTCCCAAGAGGAGCCCTTCATGGGACGCTGCGGTGAATTGAACGACGAGTTGGGCTCAAGGCTGATCGCCTCAAGGTTGATCTGG harbors:
- a CDS encoding DUF4037 domain-containing protein — translated: MDINAEFVPGLELNERFYHQIVREIIASQFPTLDYSAALIGPGSDVLGFDTPRSRDHDWGLRLQLFLSGPDYQAVGAELDRCLRRSLPKEFMGYPVGWSEPDLADGGTRQMEFNGGDEVNHNIRITTIEAYVQSHLGIKPEEDIDIAHWLSWPEQKLLEFTSGKVFHDGVGQLVSLRERLAYYPQDVWLYRMAAQWMRLSQEEPFMGRCGELNDELGSRLIASRLIWDMMRLCFLMERRYAPYSKWLGTAFSTLECGPRLTKNFLKILEAHSWQEREEYLIASYQSLVDMFNELGITPRIEADIKCFFDRPYRVLYAHRFSEALLEQISDQRLQGKGFIGAVDQFVDATDVTTDILLCRSIGEIIFR